The bacterium DNA window CTTCGGCGCCACGGGCGACCTCAGCGGCAAGAAGCTCCTGCCGGCGATGTACAACCTGGCCAAGCAGCGATTGCTGCCGGCGGGTTTCGCCGTCGTCGGCGCCGCCATCGACGACCTGACCGACGAGGCGTTCCGCAAGCGTGCGGCGGCGACGATCACACAGCACTCCCGCACGCAGCCCGTCGATGCCGGCGTGCTCGAGTCCTTCCTCGCCTGCGTCTCCTACGTCAAGGTGGACTTCGGCAAGCTCGATGACTTCAAAGCCCTGCAGCGAAGGCTCGACGAGCTCGACCACTCAAGGCATGTGGCGGGCAACCGGGTGTTCTACTGCGCGACGCCGCCGCCGACGTACGAGGCCATCACCGAGCAGCTGAAGGCGGCGGGAATGACGGCGGGCGCGGGCTTTCACCGCATCGTGGTCGAGAAGCCTTTCGGCTCCGACCTCAAGTCGGCGCGCGAGCTCAACCGGATCGTGCAACGCGTCTTTCACGAGGACTCGGTCTTCCGCATCGACCACTACCTGGGCAAGGAGACCGTCCAGAACATCCTCGCGTTCCGCTTCGCCAACTCGATCTTCGAGCCGGTGTGGAACTCCAACCTCATCGACTCGGTGCAGATCACGGCGGCAGAGGAGATCGGGGTCGAGATGCGCGGTGGGTACTACGACAAGGCGGGCACGCTGCGCGACATCGTCCAGAACCACGCGCTGCAGCTGCTGGCGCTGGTGGCGATGGAACCGCCGCTGGCGTTCGAGGCCGGCGCGGTGCGGGACGAGAAGGTGAAGGTGCTGCGCGCCATCCGGCCGGTCCTCGACGGGGACGTCGCTCACTCCACGGTGCGCGGGCAGTACACGAAGGGCTGGGTGCTCGGCGAGCACGTCGAGGGCTATCGGGAGGAGCACGCGGTCGCCCCGGACTCGCTGACCGAGACCTTCACCGCCCTGCGGCTCTTCGTCGACAACTGGCGGTGGGCGAACGTCCCGTTCTACATCCGGGCGGGCAAACGGCTGCCCAAGCGCGTCACGGAGATATGGATCCGGTTCAAGCGGCCGCCGCACATGACGTTCGGCAGCGAGGCGATGCGGGAGCTGGATCCGAACGCGATCACGCTGCGCATCCAGCCGGAGGAGGGGATCTCGCTCCGATTCGGCGCCAAGGTGCCGAGCGCGGGCCTGCGCCTGCGCAACGTGGCCATGGACTTCGAGTACGTGACCTCCTTTCTGGCCGAGACGCCGGAGGCGTACGAGCGCCTCCTGCTCGACTGCATGATCGGCGATCCCACGCTGTTCACCCGAGCGGACGAGGTGGAGGCGGCCTGGAAGCTCATCGACCCCATCGAGGCCGCGTGGCGTGACGACCGCCCATCGCTGTCGATGTATGCCGCGGGCACGTGGGGACCGGC harbors:
- the zwf gene encoding glucose-6-phosphate dehydrogenase, with product MTIAPSPLAEGLHDYRVAEPSLMVIFGATGDLSGKKLLPAMYNLAKQRLLPAGFAVVGAAIDDLTDEAFRKRAAATITQHSRTQPVDAGVLESFLACVSYVKVDFGKLDDFKALQRRLDELDHSRHVAGNRVFYCATPPPTYEAITEQLKAAGMTAGAGFHRIVVEKPFGSDLKSARELNRIVQRVFHEDSVFRIDHYLGKETVQNILAFRFANSIFEPVWNSNLIDSVQITAAEEIGVEMRGGYYDKAGTLRDIVQNHALQLLALVAMEPPLAFEAGAVRDEKVKVLRAIRPVLDGDVAHSTVRGQYTKGWVLGEHVEGYREEHAVAPDSLTETFTALRLFVDNWRWANVPFYIRAGKRLPKRVTEIWIRFKRPPHMTFGSEAMRELDPNAITLRIQPEEGISLRFGAKVPSAGLRLRNVAMDFEYVTSFLAETPEAYERLLLDCMIGDPTLFTRADEVEAAWKLIDPIEAAWRDDRPSLSMYAAGTWGPAPAAKLLQADGREWHRP